From Pantoea sp. Ep11b, the proteins below share one genomic window:
- the tssF gene encoding type VI secretion system baseplate subunit TssF has translation MDSNLLDYYNRELAYLREMGAEFATRYPKVAGRLGMHGIEVADPYVERLMEGFAFLTSRVQLKMDAEFPRFSQRLLEMIAPSYLSPTPSMAIAQLTPDSRKGDITQGFRVPRGTMMESQNLKKTGVTCSYTTAHDVVLHPLRISEATLGGVPGDLPSGELKLTGLGAASALRIRISCDGISALSQLNVNDLMLFLSGPDIQALKLLELLMQHRVGIVLQSVEKRPQRQVLTDEALQQEGFAPEQALLPDDLRNFDGYRLLQEYFAFPARFQFISLGELAPFLRRCDSATAFDIIILLDKADSALESVVDSSHLALHCTPVINLFPKTAERLKVSDSQHEYHLVVDNIRPLDYEVHSVQRLFATVEGQREEQVFRPFWSTFSGDEGDYGAYFSLRREQRTLSEQAQRDGTRTGYIGSEVFLSLVDEHHAPWRDGVRYLSAEVMCTSRDLPLMLQQDQGNFVMPDSIPVGELKLCKGPTPPRPALAEGLSAWRLISHLQMNYLSLMDSREGEGAAALRQLLSLYANLADAPVARQIDGIRHCTLSAVNRRVPEPGPVVFARGVSISLEVDEQAFSGASPWLLGSVLERVCSRLVALNSFTEFTLNSQQRGEVGYWPPRMGRKALI, from the coding sequence ATGGACAGCAATCTGCTTGACTACTACAACCGCGAACTGGCCTACCTGCGCGAGATGGGGGCAGAGTTTGCCACGCGCTACCCCAAAGTTGCGGGGCGTCTTGGTATGCACGGGATCGAGGTGGCCGACCCCTACGTCGAACGCCTGATGGAGGGCTTCGCCTTCCTGACGTCGCGCGTGCAGCTGAAGATGGACGCGGAGTTTCCGCGCTTCTCACAGCGCCTGCTGGAGATGATCGCGCCTTCATATCTCTCGCCCACGCCGTCAATGGCGATTGCGCAGCTGACGCCGGACAGCCGCAAAGGGGATATCACCCAGGGCTTTCGCGTGCCGCGCGGCACCATGATGGAGAGCCAGAACCTGAAAAAGACCGGCGTCACCTGCAGTTACACCACTGCGCACGATGTGGTCCTGCATCCGCTGCGGATCAGCGAAGCCACGCTCGGCGGTGTCCCTGGGGATCTCCCTTCTGGCGAACTGAAACTCACCGGCCTGGGCGCGGCCAGCGCGCTGCGCATCCGTATCAGCTGCGACGGGATTTCGGCGCTGAGCCAGCTTAACGTGAACGACCTGATGCTGTTCCTGAGCGGCCCGGACATCCAGGCGCTGAAGCTGCTGGAACTGCTGATGCAGCACCGGGTGGGCATCGTGCTGCAGTCGGTCGAAAAGCGCCCACAGCGTCAGGTTCTGACGGATGAGGCGCTGCAGCAGGAGGGCTTTGCGCCCGAACAGGCGCTGCTGCCTGACGATCTGCGCAACTTCGACGGCTACCGTCTGTTGCAGGAGTACTTTGCATTTCCGGCCCGCTTCCAGTTTATCAGCCTGGGCGAGCTGGCACCGTTCCTGCGCCGCTGCGACAGCGCCACGGCATTCGACATCATCATCCTGCTCGACAAAGCCGACAGCGCCCTCGAAAGCGTGGTGGACAGCTCACATCTGGCGCTGCACTGCACGCCGGTCATCAATCTGTTTCCCAAAACCGCCGAGCGCCTGAAAGTCAGCGACAGCCAGCATGAATATCATCTGGTGGTCGATAACATCCGGCCACTGGATTATGAGGTGCATTCGGTTCAGCGGCTGTTCGCTACCGTCGAGGGTCAGCGTGAAGAGCAGGTCTTTCGCCCGTTCTGGAGCACCTTCAGCGGCGACGAGGGCGACTATGGCGCTTACTTCTCGCTGCGCCGTGAGCAGCGCACCCTCTCAGAGCAGGCACAGCGCGACGGCACCCGCACCGGCTACATCGGTTCAGAAGTCTTCCTGTCGCTGGTGGATGAGCATCATGCGCCGTGGCGCGACGGAGTGCGTTATCTCTCTGCTGAGGTGATGTGTACCAGCCGCGATCTGCCGCTGATGTTACAACAGGATCAGGGTAACTTCGTGATGCCGGACTCGATTCCGGTAGGGGAGCTGAAGCTGTGCAAAGGGCCGACGCCCCCGCGTCCGGCGCTGGCCGAGGGGCTCTCCGCGTGGCGGTTGATCAGCCATCTGCAGATGAACTATCTCAGCCTGATGGACAGCCGCGAAGGTGAGGGCGCGGCGGCGCTGCGCCAGCTGCTGAGCCTCTATGCGAACCTCGCCGACGCGCCGGTCGCCCGTCAGATCGACGGCATCCGCCACTGTACGCTCAGCGCGGTTAACCGCCGCGTGCCGGAACCTGGCCCGGTGGTGTTTGCGCGCGGCGTCAGTATCAGCCTGGAAGTCGATGAGCAGGCGTTTTCCGGTGCCAGCCCGTGGCTGCTCGGCAGCGTGCTGGAGCGGGTCTGCAGCCGTTTAGTGGCGCTGAACAGCTTCACCGAATTTACGCTGAACAGCCAGCAGCGCGGCGAGGTGGGCTACTGGCCGCCGCGCATGGGCCGGAAAGCGCTGATATGA
- the tssE gene encoding type VI secretion system baseplate subunit TssE, giving the protein MSHDSGAQNDRYAQLHGGFRARKKRDALTARDKLQSSLLDRLTDNAPDKEQEADNSMLITHSTLRRHVLRDLQWLFNTINNEAQQDLSGFDHVQRSVWNFGVAPLAGQNVSDLEWQDMQRKMTNAILHFEPRILPQGLQVRCISDLGSLSLHNVLSIEIKGQLWCVPYPLAFLFRTQVDLESGHFELQDAG; this is encoded by the coding sequence CCGGCGCGCAGAACGATCGCTATGCGCAGCTGCATGGCGGCTTTCGCGCGCGCAAAAAGCGTGATGCGTTAACTGCCCGCGACAAGCTCCAATCCTCCCTGCTGGATCGCCTGACCGACAACGCGCCGGATAAAGAGCAGGAGGCGGACAACAGCATGTTGATCACCCACAGTACGCTGCGCCGTCACGTCCTGCGCGATCTGCAGTGGCTGTTTAACACCATCAACAACGAAGCGCAGCAGGATCTCAGCGGCTTTGACCATGTGCAGCGATCCGTCTGGAACTTCGGTGTGGCACCCCTGGCCGGGCAGAACGTCTCCGACCTCGAATGGCAGGATATGCAGCGCAAAATGACCAACGCCATTCTGCACTTCGAACCACGGATCCTGCCGCAGGGGCTGCAGGTGCGCTGCATCAGCGATCTCGGCTCTCTGAGCCTGCACAACGTGCTGTCGATTGAAATTAAAGGGCAGCTCTGGTGCGTGCCTTATCCACTGGCGTTTCTGTTTCGCACCCAGGTTGATCTGGAGAGCGGCCACTTCGAACTACAGGATGCAGGATAA